The following coding sequences are from one Arachis hypogaea cultivar Tifrunner chromosome 7, arahy.Tifrunner.gnm2.J5K5, whole genome shotgun sequence window:
- the LOC112702875 gene encoding cytochrome P450 86A1, with protein MQMETLPLLLTLAAALSAYFLWFKLLSQTLTGPKAWPFVGSLPVLFKNRNRVHDWIADNLRATAGATYQTCIIPFPFLARKQGFYTVTCHPKNLEHILRTRFDNYPKGPKWQTAFHDLLGQGIFNSDGDTWLMQRKTAALEFTTRTLRQAMARWVNRTIKNRLWCILDKAAKEKVHVDLQDLLLRLTFDNICGLTFGKDPETLSPHLPENPFAVAFDTATEATMHRFLYPGIVWRFQKLLCIGQEKRLKESLEIVETYMNDAVLDRKESPSDDLLSRFMKKRDANGKPLSPTILQRIVLNFVLAGRDTSSVALSWFFWLVMNHPNVEARIVAEITAILNQSRGGDRRWWVEEPLDFDEADKMVYLKAALAETLRLYPSVPQDFKQAVADDVLPDGTVVPAGSTVTYSIYSAGRVESVWGKDCLEFRPERWLSVREDRFEPPKDGFKFVAFNAGPRTCLGKDLAYLQMKSVAAAVLLRYRLLPVPGHHVEQKMSLTLFMKNGLRVFLEPRKIEAENL; from the coding sequence ATGCAAATGGAAACCCTCCCACTCCTCCTCACCCTAGCAGCAGCACTATCAGCTTACTTCCTTTGGTTCAAACTCCTTTCCCAGACCTTAACCGGCCCGAAGGCCTGGCCATTCGTGGGGAGCCTCCCGGTCCTCTTCAAGAACCGGAACCGTGTCCACGACTGGATAGCCGACAACCTCCGCGCCACTGCTGGAGCCACGTACCAAACATGTATCATACCATTTCCTTTCTTGGCGCGCAAGCAAGGGTTCTACACCGTCACATGCCACCCGAAAAACCTTGAGCATATACTCCGAACCCGGTTCGACAACTACCCTAAGGGCCCTAAATGGCAAACGGCATTCCACGACCTCTTAGGGCAAGGGATTTTCAACAGCGACGGTGACACGTGGCTCATGCAGCGGAAAACAGCTGCCTTAGAGTTCACAACACGAACCCTAAGGCAAGCGATGGCACGGTGGGTGAACCGCACCATCAAGAATCGTCTATGGTGCATCCTAGACAAAGCGGCGAAGGAGAAAGTTCATGTAGATCTTCAGGACCTTCTCCTTCGCCTTACATTTGACAACATTTGCGGCCTTACTTTCGGGAAGGACCCCGAAACCCTCTCACCACATTTACCAGAAAACCCTTTTGCCGTGGCGTTTGACACCGCAACGGAAGCTACAATGCACAGATTCTTGTATCCAGGTATCGTTTGGAGGTTCCAGAAGCTTCTGTGCATCGGACAAGAAAAACGGTTAAAGGAGAGTCTCGAGATAGTTGAAACTTACATGAACGACGCCGTTTTGGACCGCAAGGAATCCCCTTCGGACGACTTGCTCTCCCGTTTCATGAAGAAGCGTGACGCTAACGGAAAACCGTTAAGCCCAACGATCTTGCAACGGATCGTTCTGAATTTCGTTTTGGCGGGAAGGGACACGTCATCCGTGGCTCTCAGCTGGTTCTTCTGGCTCGTAATGAACCACCCCAATGTGGAGGCCAGGATCGTGGCGGAGATCACGGCGATACTCAACCAGAGCCGCGGCGGAGACCGACGGTGGTGGGTGGAGGAACCACTGGACTTCGACGAGGCAGACAAGATGGTTTACCTGAAGGCAGCGCTGGCGGAGACGCTGCGGTTGTACCCGTCGGTGCCTCAGGATTTCAAACAGGCCGTCGCCGACGATGTGTTGCCAGATGGCACGGTGGTTCCGGCGGGTTCGACGGTGACGTATTCGATATACTCGGCGGGGAGGGTTGAGAGTGTTTGGGGAAAAGATTGTTTGGAGTTTAGACCGGAGCGGTGGCTTTCAGTTCGTGAAGACCGGTTCGAACCGCCAAAGGATGGGTTTAAGTTCGTGGCTTTTAACGCTGGACCGAGAACTTGTTTGGGGAAGGACCTGGCTTACCTTCAGATGAAATCGGTGGCTGCGGCTGTGCTTTTGAGGTACCGGCTGTTGCCGGTTCCCGGTCACCATGTGGAGCAGAAGATGTCACTCACTTTGTTCATGAAGAATGGGCTCAGGGTGTTCCTGGAACCAAGGAAGATTGAGGCTGAGAATCTGTGA